The DNA segment CTTTGTTATTTGCACTAATGCTGTCGTTGCCTACCCCGGAGGGGATGTCACCCGAAGGCCAGAAGGCCGCGGCGGTCACCCTGTTGATGGCGACCCTGTGGATTACCGAAGCCATCCCGATTCCGGCTACCGCCTTGATTCCCATTGCTTTGTTTCCGTTACTGGGCGTGATGCCCACGGCGAAGGTCACGGCCTCCTACGCCAATCATCTGATTTATCTGTTCATGGGCGGTTTTCTGATCGCCATGGCGATCGAGCGCTGGGGACTGCACAAACGTATCGCCCTGCAGACCATTCGCCTGGTCGGCACCACGCCGAGCCGGGTATTGCTGGGCTTTATGCTCGCGACGGCCTTTTTGTCCTGCTGGATCAGCAATACCGCCACCGCCATGTTGATGGTGACCATCGGCATCGCGGTTCTGCGCCAGTTATCGCCGGAACAGCCGGCGGAAGATGAAGCCCTGACACCGACCTGGTTTGGCATTTCACTGATGCTGGGCATTGCCTATGCCGCTTCCATCGGCGGGATCGCCACCCTGATCGGGACACCGCCCAATGCGATCCTCGCCGGCGTGGTGGAAAAACAGTACGGCTACAGCATCGGTTTTGCCGAGTGGATGCTGTTCGCCGCGCCCTTGTCGGTGGTAATGCTGTTTATTACCTGGTGGTTCCTGACCCGGGTGGCGTTTCGCCAGACCATGGCCGAGGGATTAAGTGGGGGACGTCGTGTTATCCGCCAGCAACTGGATGAACTCGGGCCGATGAGCAGGCAGGAAAAGCGGGTGTTGATCGTGTTCGGTTTCGTGGTGCTGGTCTGGTTGTTTCGGGGCCTGATAAACGATATCCCGGCGCTGAGCGAGATCACCGACTCCAGTGTGGCGATCCTCGGCGCGTTGTTATTGTTTGTGATCCCGGCAGACATCAAAAAAGGGCAGTTTCTGCTCAACTGGAAAACCGCCGTGCGTATTCCCTGGGATATTATTATTCTGTTCGGCGGGGGTTTTGCCCTGGCCAGCGGCTTTGCTGCCAGTGGCCTCACCGAGTGGCTGGGGCAGCAATTGACCCTGTTACAGGGCGCGAACGTGGTTATCCTGGTGGGGGCGGTGGTCTTGCTGGTGATCTTCATGACGGAAGTCACCTCCAACACTGCGACCGCCTCGCTGTTATTACCGGTGATGTCCGGCTTCGCCCTGGCAGCGGAAATTGCACCGCTGGCGTTGATGGCCTCCGCGGCCCTGGCCGCCTCCTTTGCGTTTATGCTGCCGGTCGCCACCCCGCCCAACGCGATTGTGTTCGCCAGTCGGCAGGTGACGATTCCACAGATGGCACGGGTCGGCGTGTTATTGAATCTCATCGGTGCCGTACTGATTACCGGCTTTATTACACTGGTCTTGCCGTCGGTGCTGGAACTGGGTGTCAACTGACGCCCTGTCTTTTTTTGATGAAGAGTGTTTCCTGCGCGGCAGCGAGGGACGCTTTCAGATCGACAGCCTGATTCCCGTCTCCGGCAACGGCGTGGTGATGGGCGCCGAAGAAGACGGATCGGGGCTGCGTGATGTGACACTGAGCCAGGAGGCGCTGGCTGCCCGAACAAAGTTCCTGTGATACCACGAAAACTCTGATGCCGGTGGCGCGATTGCCGCCTTGCCGGCCTGATCGGTCCGACAGGCGCTGCGGCGTATTGACAGTGATAGAATGGAACCCCGGCGCCAGTCGGAACTCAAACTTTATTATCAGAACCTTGCCATCTGGCCATACAGCCTGGCCGTGACACTGGCGTCATCCCGGGGTGCCCCGTTTCCCGTAACCGAGTGAATTGAATGGCTATGATCTGGCGTAAACGAAAAACCTGGCTGCTGTTATTGCTGCCAGTGCTGATTGCGATCGGCTGGTTGCTGTACACCAACCTTAATGAAGCACCCCGGCAGCAGGGCAGGGAGTCCGATCGGGCCCTGCCTGTTGAAGTTGCCGAGGTGCGCCGGGGCCCCATGCAGATGCAGCGGACCTTCAGCGGGACACTGCAGGCCCGCGCCCAGTTTGTGGTAGCGCCCAAGATCAGCGGCCGGGTCAAGAAACTCTATGTGGACCTGGCCGATTCGGTCACCCGCGGACAGGTGGTGGCGGAACTGGACGATGAAGAGTACCAGCAGGCCGTGGCCCGGGCCGAAGCGGATCTCGAGGTCGCCCGCGCCAATCTCGAAGCCGCCAAAAGCGCGCTGGAAATCGCCCGGCGGGAACTGGCCCGGGTGGATCAACTGCGCAAGCAGGGGTTGACCACCGATACCCAGTACGATGTCGCCAAGGCCAATCAGCTGGCCAAGCAGGCAGAAGTGGAGGTGGCCCGGGCCAATTTGCGCAAGGCCGAATCGGTGCTGGAAACCAGTCGCATCCAGCTGGGTTATACCCGGGTCAGGGCGGAATGGAGCGAGGGTCAGGAGCTGCGGGTGGTGGGCGAACGCTATGTGGATGAGGGCGATACCGTGTCGGCCAATGCGGCCTTGTTGCGCGTGGTCGAACCGGATCCCCTGATGGCGGTGATTCAGGTGACCGAGGCCGGTTATGCCCATCTGCAAGCCGGGCAACCGGCCACCCTGACCACCGCCGCCTACCCGGGCGAATCGTTCGCGGCGCGTATCGAACGCATCGCCCCGCTGTTCAGTGAAGCCACGCGCCAGGCCCGGGTTGAGTTGCGGGTGAATAATCCCACGCATCGGCTCAAACCCGGCATGTTTATTCGTGCCACGATTACACTGCAGGAGTTCGAGGCGGCGATCAGCGTACCGGAACTGGCCCTGACCGTGCGCGAGGGTGAACAGGGTGTGTTCGTGCTCGACGAGGAGACACAGCAGGTGCGCTGGCAGCCGGTGACTGCGGACTTTCGCCAGGACGACTGGCGGCGCATTCTCGAACCGGCTGATCTGCGTGGCCGGGTCGTTACTCTGGGCCAGCAGTTTCTTGATGACGGTGTTGCTGTCAGGGTCGTTGAGTAGGCACGGATGATTCTTGCCGACGCCAGTGTCAGACGACCGGTTTTCACCAGCATGGTGGCGCTGGCGATCATCATTATCGGCCTGGTATCGATGACCCGGCTGCAGATCGATCTGCTGCCCAGTGTCGAACTGCCCACCCTGAATGTCCGCGCCCAGTACGAAAATGCCAGCCCCGAAGTCATGGAGCGCATGGTTACCCAGATCCTCGAGGAGATCGTGGCCACGGTGCCCGGCGTCGAGGAGATCGTTTCGCAATCCTCCGAAGGCACGGCCAACGTGCGGGTCAGTTTTTCCTGGGATACGGATATCAATGTCGCCGCCTCCGACATGCGCGCCCGGCTTGATGATGAGCGCAGTGAATTACCGGACGAGGTGACCGGGCTGCGGGTGCGCAAGTACGACATCGACAGTTTCCCGGTGGTGTTGATGGGGGTGTCGAGCGATATCGACCCGGTCGAGCTGACCCGGATCATCGAGGACCATATCCGCCATCGCTTTACCCGGATCCCCGGGGTGGCGCAGGTAGATCCCTGGGGCGGCTTCAATCGGGAAGTGCGCGTGGCGCTGGATCCGGATCGCATCAATGCCCTGCAACTGCCGATGAACCAGATCCTGGCCGCCCTGCGCGATGCCAACCTCGATCTGCCGGCCGGCAATCTGGATCAGGGCCGTTACCAGATGACTTTGCGGGTCCCGGCCGAGTTTGCCAGCCTGGATCAGATCCGCGATACGGTCATTGTTCGGCGCGAGGACGGTTTTGTCACCATCGGCCAGATTGCGCGGGTGGTGGATACCTATGCGAAGCAGGATCGGATCATCCGGATCAACGGCAAACAGGGCGTGCGCCTGGCGGTGCGTAAACAGTCGGGCGCCAATACCGTGGATGTCTCGCGCCGGATCTTGCAGGAGATCGACTCGGTCAATCGCGCTTATCCGCAGTTGAAGATCGTGCCGGTGATTAATCAGGGTAACTTTATCGAACGCTCGATTACCAATGTGTCCCGCTCGGTGCTCTATGGCGGGGCGCTGGCGATTCTGGTGCTGCTGTTTTTCCTGCGTAACATCCGCAGTACCGCGGTTATCTCGGTGGCGATCCCCATTTCGGTGATCGCCACCTTTGCCCTGTTGTATTTCGCCGGGCTGACCATCAATCTCATGACCCTGGCGGGACTGGCGCTGGGGGTCGGGATGATGGTCGACAGCTCGGTGGTGGTGATGGAAAACGTCTTTCGACGTCGCCAGGAACTCAACGAGCCTACGCCGGTGGCCGCCGTCGAAGGCACCCGCGAAGTTGGCACGGCCATCATTGCCAGTACCCTCACCACGCTGGTGATCTTCTTGCCGCTGGTCTTCGTCGAAGGGGTGACCGGTATCCTGTTTCAGGATCTGGGGCTGGTGGTGGTATTTTCCCTGTTATGTGCCCTGCTGGTTTCCCTGAGCCTGGTGCCGATGATGGCGGGGCGGTTGCTTGCGGGGCAGTCCGCTTCCGGGACATATCGCAGTCGTTATGCCGGGTTGAACCGGCTGATTGACGCCAGTGGCAAGGGGCTGGATAAACTGGCGGACCGCTATCAGCAGATACTGTCCCTGGCCCTGCGTTATCGGCGCCGCAGTATTCTGAGCGCGGTCGGATTGTTGCTGGGCAGCCTGTTGTTATTACCGTTTATCGGCACCGAGTTTCTGCCGCCCAGTGACGAGGGCGAGGTGCGGATCAGCGGGGAAATGGAAGTCGGGACCCGGCTGGATCTGGTGGATCGCCAGACCCGCAAGATGGAATCCATTGTGTATGCGGCGGTACCCGAGATGGTCTCCTCGGTCGCCAGCGTGGTGACCGCCAGCCGGCGGGCCGGCGGTGCCTCGCGCGGGGAGATCCGCCTGTCACTGGTCCCCGCCACCGAACGTGAGCGTTCCAATACCGAGATCGCACAGGATTTGCGCCAGCGGCTGGAGGGCAAGATCGCGGGCATGCAAATCCGCACCCGCGCGCCACAGGGACAGTTCCTGCTGGAGCGTTTGCTGGCCGGGGGAGAGGGCATCAATGTGGAAGTCCGCGGTTTCGATTTCGATACGATCGACCAGCTATCGAAACGGGTGGCCGGGACGGTGGCCGAAGTCGAGGGCATTACCGATGTGGAAATCAGCCGTCGTGCCGGCATTCCACAACTGGCGATCGACATCGATCGCAACAAGGCGGCGGATCTGGGCCTGAGTCCGCGTGATGTGGCCGAGGTCTTCGAGACGGCCGTGGCCGGATCGCAGGCCGGTGAATACCGTACTGAAGGCGATTCCTATCGCATTCTGGTCCAGATCGAGGACGTCGAGCAGCGCGATATCGAGGAAGTGCTGAATCTGGCGCTGAGTACCCCGCGCGGCGAGCAGGTCACCCTGCGCAATCTGGTGACGGTCGATTTCAGTCAGGGCCCGGTGATCATCGAACGCAAGGATCAGGAGCGGCTGATCACCGTCACCGGCAATATCGCCGGCCGGGATCTGGGCTCGGTGGCGGCGGCTATCCAGACCCGGCTGGATCAGATCCCGCGGCCGCGCGGCTATGAGCTGCTGATCGTCGGCAAGTTCGAGGAGCAGCAGGAAGCGTTTCAGCAATTGCTGATCTCCTTACTGCTGGCGGTCTTGCTGGTTTACATGGTGCTGGCGTCCCAGTATGAATCGTTTCGTGATCCGCTCATTGTCATGATCTCGGTCCCCCTGGCGGCGATCGGCGTAATCAGCATATTGTTCATAACCGGGACGACCCTTAATCTGCAATCCTATATTGGCTGTATCATGCTCGGCGGAATCGTGGTCAATAATGCGATTCTGCTGGTGGATCAGGCCGGTCGCCTGCGCCGTGAAGGATTCGAGCTGCAGCCGGCGGTGATCGAGGCCGGTCGCCGCCGCCTGCGACCGATCCTGATGACGACCCTGACCACCATTCTCGCCCTGTTGCCGCTGGCACTGGGGATCGGCGAGGGCGCGGATGCCCAGGCACCGATGGCCCGGGCGGTCATTGGCGGCCTGACCGCCTCGACCCTGATCACCCTGGTATTGATTCCGGTTCTCTACACCATTGTGCATCAGCGTGAGCGTT comes from the Thiohalophilus sp. genome and includes:
- a CDS encoding DASS family sodium-coupled anion symporter, giving the protein MRVADTGFSRRQLIGLVLGPLLFALMLSLPTPEGMSPEGQKAAAVTLLMATLWITEAIPIPATALIPIALFPLLGVMPTAKVTASYANHLIYLFMGGFLIAMAIERWGLHKRIALQTIRLVGTTPSRVLLGFMLATAFLSCWISNTATAMLMVTIGIAVLRQLSPEQPAEDEALTPTWFGISLMLGIAYAASIGGIATLIGTPPNAILAGVVEKQYGYSIGFAEWMLFAAPLSVVMLFITWWFLTRVAFRQTMAEGLSGGRRVIRQQLDELGPMSRQEKRVLIVFGFVVLVWLFRGLINDIPALSEITDSSVAILGALLLFVIPADIKKGQFLLNWKTAVRIPWDIIILFGGGFALASGFAASGLTEWLGQQLTLLQGANVVILVGAVVLLVIFMTEVTSNTATASLLLPVMSGFALAAEIAPLALMASAALAASFAFMLPVATPPNAIVFASRQVTIPQMARVGVLLNLIGAVLITGFITLVLPSVLELGVN
- a CDS encoding efflux RND transporter periplasmic adaptor subunit produces the protein MAMIWRKRKTWLLLLLPVLIAIGWLLYTNLNEAPRQQGRESDRALPVEVAEVRRGPMQMQRTFSGTLQARAQFVVAPKISGRVKKLYVDLADSVTRGQVVAELDDEEYQQAVARAEADLEVARANLEAAKSALEIARRELARVDQLRKQGLTTDTQYDVAKANQLAKQAEVEVARANLRKAESVLETSRIQLGYTRVRAEWSEGQELRVVGERYVDEGDTVSANAALLRVVEPDPLMAVIQVTEAGYAHLQAGQPATLTTAAYPGESFAARIERIAPLFSEATRQARVELRVNNPTHRLKPGMFIRATITLQEFEAAISVPELALTVREGEQGVFVLDEETQQVRWQPVTADFRQDDWRRILEPADLRGRVVTLGQQFLDDGVAVRVVE
- a CDS encoding efflux RND transporter permease subunit — its product is MILADASVRRPVFTSMVALAIIIIGLVSMTRLQIDLLPSVELPTLNVRAQYENASPEVMERMVTQILEEIVATVPGVEEIVSQSSEGTANVRVSFSWDTDINVAASDMRARLDDERSELPDEVTGLRVRKYDIDSFPVVLMGVSSDIDPVELTRIIEDHIRHRFTRIPGVAQVDPWGGFNREVRVALDPDRINALQLPMNQILAALRDANLDLPAGNLDQGRYQMTLRVPAEFASLDQIRDTVIVRREDGFVTIGQIARVVDTYAKQDRIIRINGKQGVRLAVRKQSGANTVDVSRRILQEIDSVNRAYPQLKIVPVINQGNFIERSITNVSRSVLYGGALAILVLLFFLRNIRSTAVISVAIPISVIATFALLYFAGLTINLMTLAGLALGVGMMVDSSVVVMENVFRRRQELNEPTPVAAVEGTREVGTAIIASTLTTLVIFLPLVFVEGVTGILFQDLGLVVVFSLLCALLVSLSLVPMMAGRLLAGQSASGTYRSRYAGLNRLIDASGKGLDKLADRYQQILSLALRYRRRSILSAVGLLLGSLLLLPFIGTEFLPPSDEGEVRISGEMEVGTRLDLVDRQTRKMESIVYAAVPEMVSSVASVVTASRRAGGASRGEIRLSLVPATERERSNTEIAQDLRQRLEGKIAGMQIRTRAPQGQFLLERLLAGGEGINVEVRGFDFDTIDQLSKRVAGTVAEVEGITDVEISRRAGIPQLAIDIDRNKAADLGLSPRDVAEVFETAVAGSQAGEYRTEGDSYRILVQIEDVEQRDIEEVLNLALSTPRGEQVTLRNLVTVDFSQGPVIIERKDQERLITVTGNIAGRDLGSVAAAIQTRLDQIPRPRGYELLIVGKFEEQQEAFQQLLISLLLAVLLVYMVLASQYESFRDPLIVMISVPLAAIGVISILFITGTTLNLQSYIGCIMLGGIVVNNAILLVDQAGRLRREGFELQPAVIEAGRRRLRPILMTTLTTILALLPLALGIGEGADAQAPMARAVIGGLTASTLITLVLIPVLYTIVHQRER